A region of candidate division KSB1 bacterium DNA encodes the following proteins:
- the pyrR gene encoding bifunctional pyr operon transcriptional regulator/uracil phosphoribosyltransferase PyrR: protein MIKRIKSKLMDQKDLERTVTRLSHEIIEQNKGTENLCVIGIRTRGVYIGQRIKKKISEIESNAIPFGILDVTLYRDDFKFKQPQVHVTDIPFEIDGKNLVLVDDVLFTGRTVRSALDALMDFGRPATIKLAVLVDRGHRELPIRPDFVGKNYPTSHDEEIRVKVIEEDDEDAVFLVEVDKPTF from the coding sequence ATGATCAAACGAATAAAATCGAAGTTGATGGACCAGAAAGACCTGGAGCGTACGGTTACCCGTTTATCTCATGAAATAATTGAGCAAAATAAAGGCACTGAGAATTTGTGTGTCATTGGCATTCGGACACGTGGTGTATACATCGGCCAACGCATCAAAAAAAAGATTTCAGAGATTGAATCCAATGCAATTCCTTTTGGGATTTTGGATGTTACTCTTTATCGTGATGATTTCAAATTTAAACAACCACAAGTTCATGTGACTGATATTCCATTTGAAATTGATGGTAAAAATTTGGTTTTGGTTGATGATGTGCTCTTCACGGGCAGAACTGTTCGTTCGGCTTTAGATGCTTTAATGGATTTTGGACGCCCGGCAACAATTAAATTGGCTGTGTTGGTAGATCGCGGTCATCGAGAATTACCGATCCGGCCGGATTTTGTTGGTAAGAATTATCCGACATCCCATGACGAAGAAATTCGAGTAAAAGTAATAGAGGAAGACGATGAGGATGCGGTCTTTCTCGTTGAGGTTGACAAACCAACATTTTAA